The Pontibacter deserti region TTCCTCGTTAGAGGTGGTCATTATAAAAACCGGAATGTGGCTGAACTCAGGGTCGTGGCGTAATTCAGTTAAAAACTCGATGCCGTTCATCTTCGGCATATTTATATCAAGAAGTATAACTTTAGGGGCAGGTGTAATTCTTGGCACACCATCACCACGTAGCATTTTAAGGCCCTCACGACCGTTGCGTGCTACATGCAGAGGCTGTGTTAATCCAATTTTTTTAAGCTCTCGCTCTACATTCATAATATCCAGATAGTCATCTTCCACTAAAAGGATATTTGTGATTTTTTCACTCATTATTTAAATGTAATAAGGTGCTCTGAAACAAAAATAGTTAATCTAATCCGGAATTTCTAGTTTTTAGGCCAGGTAAACGTAAAAGTAGACCCCTGACCAGGCACGGAATCTACCCAAATTGTACCGCCCTGCCACTCTACAATTTTCTTAACGATTGCTAAGCCCACTCCAGTACTTTCAAAAGCATCTCGTTCCTGTAAAGTTTGAAAAATAACAAAAATACGCTCGTGGTACTCTTTATCTATGCCTGGGCCTGTATCAGAAACTGAGAAAGTATAAAAATGTTCATTCTCTCCAAAGCCTATAGTTACTTGGCCTGTTGGTTTATCATGGTACTTTATTGCATTACTGATCAGGTTAGAAAATACCTGCTGCAACTGTACCCGGGCAGTATATAAAACAGGTAAGCGATCAGGTATGGTAACTGTAAAATTTTCGGGCAGTGTAAGCATATCTACTGTTTCTGTCAACAGTTCTTTTACATCTACTACTTCTTCTACAGGTGAAGTACGGCCTATACGTGCCAGGGCCAGGATACCATTTATAAGGTTCTCCATACGGTGCACGCGAGCCCGCATCATGGTCAGGTATTCTTTTATGTTTTCGGGCAGTTCTTTGCCCATGTCCTCCTCAACCCAGCGCGAGGCCACCTCTATGCCACGTAAGGGGGCTTTAAGGTCATGTGATACAACGTAAGCAAACTGATCCAGCTCTTTGTTTTTCCTGTCCAGTTCGCTAAAAGACTCATCAATCGTATGGGCCATCACGTTCAGGGAATGCGACAGCATACTTAACTCATCATTTGCATCATCCTTTATCTGGGTTTTATAGTTACCTTTCGATATCTTATCGGCCAGGTTCACCATTTTCATGATACGGCCTGTAATAAGACGGGTAATGTAATAAGCCCACCCTAAACCAAGTATAACCGAAACTATAGTAAGTATAGACGATACCTGGCGTGTATTTTCTATACTTTCGCTAAGGCGATTCCTGCGTTCCTCGCGCACCTCGTATTCGTAAGTGTTAAAGTCCCTGAAAGCTGTTCTGATAGAATCCATTAATACCTTTTCCCCTAACACCAGGCTATCTATACTTAAACTCAGATCACTGGAGTTATCCGCCATGTCAGCACGGGTCATTTCGATAAGTGGCTCGGCATACTTAGCCTGCCAGTTTTGCTGCATCTTCTTAATCTCTTCTATCTTTTCAGTTTGCTGGGGAGAGTATTCTGTAAAAGTAGAGATCTCCTCAAATAGACTTGGGAGCTGCGCCTTTGCCTGTGAGTAAGGAATCAGGAAGGTTTCGTTACCATTAAGCAGGTAACCGCGGATACCGGTTTCAAGGTCGATGATGTTACGCTGAAGAGCAGCTGAGTTTCGAACCACGATCTGAGAACGTGAAACCCATTGTGTATTTTTAATTACTTCTTCTGATAGCCGGAAGTTAACTATAGCTACAGCCGTAAAGAGAGCCGAGATCAGGAGGAACCCGACAAACAGCTTAACCGATAATTTCATGTAAAGAGTTTACTTTCTATGGAACATCAGAGTGGTAATTATGCTATTATTATGATAGCCAGAGACATTACCACTAAAACAAATATAAGATTAAAAATCAAAGATTGCCGGAAGCCTTATGAAGGCCTTGATGGTGAGAAAGTATAATCTTGAGGTATAAAAAAGGTTGAAAATGCATGCGTGTTATTGATTTTGGCTAAAAAGTGTTTTATTCCCTTACGAAACCACGGGTGTAGGGTTATAATTAAGTGCAAATAAAAATAGTACCGCCTGAGCAGAGATACTTTACAGATTTGTGCCTGGCTGCGGATTTATACTTCTATTTTTTGTGTAGTAGTTTCAGTTACAATTACTAAAACTAGCTGCCTGAGTTGTTACTTACCTAGGTTTTTGGGCTGCTACAATATAAACCAGACTTCCGCCTGCCGATACATATTCTTCGTTCAGCAGCTTCTGCTTCATCATGATTTTATTGTAAAGCAGTTTCTCCCAGTAAGCATCAAATTTTTCTTTTTCGCCGCCGCCGGCCATGTAATAGTTCAGGTTGTCCTGGTAATCGTAACCCATGGCTTCGGTTTCTATCCATTGCAGCATCTGCTCTACGCGCAGTATCTTTTCCTGGGTATCATAAGGCGGGATAATAGCAAGCGCTTTATCTGATATCCATACTTTAACATCACGCAAACCTGCTTTCAGAAAAAGATCAGGAACAACATCCCCCAAAGAATTAAAGCCTTCGCCCAGGTTCTTTTTTCCTTTCTCTATCCGTAGCTTTATTTCCAGCACATCCAGCATGCTTTCTACATTAAAGTCTGTTTCGCCATACCGGTCGAACATCAGGTTCGGGACCAGGTTATTAGGCTCTAAGGCTACTACCCACGCACCCGGTTTAGTAACCCGGATCATTTCCTGGATAACGCGCTGCGGATTTTTTACATGGATGAGCAATGTCTGGCAAAGGGTAATATCGGCAATGTTATCGGGGAGAGGTATATCTGTAGCGTTGCCTACACTAAAGTTATAGTTGATTTTGTTGTGCCCGTATTGGCTGTGTGCCCGCTGCTGTGCCTCGGCAATATAACCAGGTTCATAGTCTACACCATACACTGAGCTACCGTCGGGCATATATTTTGAGAACTTAAAACCCATCATGCCTTTGCCACAGCCAATGTCTACCAGT contains the following coding sequences:
- a CDS encoding response regulator; the protein is MSEKITNILLVEDDYLDIMNVERELKKIGLTQPLHVARNGREGLKMLRGDGVPRITPAPKVILLDINMPKMNGIEFLTELRHDPEFSHIPVFIMTTSNEETDRMAAQKLQVSGYILKPLSFDNFNTNQSSLDSFSLFLDLIKLK
- a CDS encoding sensor histidine kinase translates to MKLSVKLFVGFLLISALFTAVAIVNFRLSEEVIKNTQWVSRSQIVVRNSAALQRNIIDLETGIRGYLLNGNETFLIPYSQAKAQLPSLFEEISTFTEYSPQQTEKIEEIKKMQQNWQAKYAEPLIEMTRADMADNSSDLSLSIDSLVLGEKVLMDSIRTAFRDFNTYEYEVREERRNRLSESIENTRQVSSILTIVSVILGLGWAYYITRLITGRIMKMVNLADKISKGNYKTQIKDDANDELSMLSHSLNVMAHTIDESFSELDRKNKELDQFAYVVSHDLKAPLRGIEVASRWVEEDMGKELPENIKEYLTMMRARVHRMENLINGILALARIGRTSPVEEVVDVKELLTETVDMLTLPENFTVTIPDRLPVLYTARVQLQQVFSNLISNAIKYHDKPTGQVTIGFGENEHFYTFSVSDTGPGIDKEYHERIFVIFQTLQERDAFESTGVGLAIVKKIVEWQGGTIWVDSVPGQGSTFTFTWPKN
- a CDS encoding class I SAM-dependent methyltransferase; amino-acid sequence: MRDIEEKQHSEEHLGPAREYWWNEDYLELLAHRLHIQYCQTLVDIGCGKGMMGFKFSKYMPDGSSVYGVDYEPGYIAEAQQRAHSQYGHNKINYNFSVGNATDIPLPDNIADITLCQTLLIHVKNPQRVIQEMIRVTKPGAWVVALEPNNLVPNLMFDRYGETDFNVESMLDVLEIKLRIEKGKKNLGEGFNSLGDVVPDLFLKAGLRDVKVWISDKALAIIPPYDTQEKILRVEQMLQWIETEAMGYDYQDNLNYYMAGGGEKEKFDAYWEKLLYNKIMMKQKLLNEEYVSAGGSLVYIVAAQKPR